From the Polaribacter huanghezhanensis genome, the window AGATTGTGCTATTCCTCCTAAAAATCCAAAAGGAATTTTATACGATATTTTATCTTTCATCAAGGTTTTACCGTTTGGTAACGACTCAAAAAAATGTTCGTGATGCCACATAGAATAAGGACCAAAACGTTGTTCATCAATAAAAAATTGGTGTTCTTTTACTGCGGTAATTTCTGTAACCCAATTTGTTTTTACAAACGGAATTGGAGATACTTTATACGTTACAATCTGACCTTGATACGCTTTTTTATCCACTTTAGAAGTGATGTGAAAACCCATTTTTGGTGGAGTAATATTTGATAAATTTTCTGGTGATGAAAAATAATTCCACGCTTCTGATAACGGAATATTTAATTCTTGTGATGCTTCTAACGTATAAATACCTGAGTGTTTAAAAAACTGAATCATTTATTTTAAATATTTTGTAATCTTTCTACTCATTGGTTTTGTTAAGGAAAAATAGTAATCAATTAACTTTCCATTTTCATCTACTAAATACTTTTGAAAATTCCATTTTACTGAAGAATTTTTAACACCATTCTGTTCTTTTTGGGTTAACCACGCATATAATGGATGTTGCTTATCGCCTTTTACATCAACCTTTTCAGTAATTAAAAAAGTAACTCCAAAGTTGATT encodes:
- a CDS encoding SRPBCC family protein, whose amino-acid sequence is MIQFFKHSGIYTLEASQELNIPLSEAWNYFSSPENLSNITPPKMGFHITSKVDKKAYQGQIVTYKVSPIPFVKTNWVTEITAVKEHQFFIDEQRFGPYSMWHHEHFFESLPNGKTLMKDKISYKIPFGFLGGIAQSLFIKKQLQTIFEYREKVLDTIFK